From a region of the Halomonas sp. HL-93 genome:
- a CDS encoding PilW family protein — protein MRHSQRGFTLVELMVAMVIGTIIILGAGQLFLTTFQTFQNVDTISRKQENLVFIAQRVTSEIRQNGPGRYTLECETEQVQEKDQCTCTVADTDEGNQPLVSFPKGSSGGDSHCTEDAHELGDPVLDNNALYRVSLPIENNGESIVFHVTHRTAVLGTEQNGDDNDGNDDNDTRDPDPNNPGYYMNGDQMYNDRCYVPGNGNLNTNRNGCNAP, from the coding sequence ATGAGGCATTCCCAACGCGGGTTTACTCTGGTAGAGCTGATGGTGGCGATGGTGATCGGCACCATCATCATCCTGGGGGCGGGGCAGCTGTTCTTGACGACCTTTCAAACCTTCCAAAACGTTGACACGATTAGCCGTAAGCAGGAAAACCTGGTGTTTATCGCCCAGCGCGTGACAAGTGAGATTCGCCAGAATGGGCCAGGGCGCTACACGCTTGAATGCGAGACAGAGCAGGTGCAGGAAAAAGACCAGTGCACCTGCACCGTGGCCGATACCGACGAAGGCAATCAGCCGCTGGTCAGCTTTCCCAAGGGTAGCTCCGGTGGTGACAGCCATTGCACGGAAGACGCTCACGAGTTGGGTGATCCCGTTCTGGATAACAACGCCCTTTATCGCGTGTCACTGCCGATTGAAAATAACGGTGAGTCGATTGTCTTCCATGTCACCCACCGCACTGCTGTGCTGGGTACTGAGCAAAATGGCGACGATAATGATGGCAACGATGATAATGACACCCGGGACCCCGACCCTAATAACCCCGGTTACTACATGAATGGTGACCAGATGTATAACGATCGGTGTTATGTTCCCGGGAATGGAAATTTGAACACCAATCGAAATGGATGTAATGCACCATGA
- a CDS encoding type IV pilus modification PilV family protein, whose product MTSQRGFSLVEALIALLVLSLGLVGVAAMQLKALQSASLGYQRSVASVAAADAQERLWATLEPGQGCDAIDVGAVQTDWRDQWFEDSDHTPLRNAIESDSGIEKDSDEGACRFTVTLALSEDANDQLDYTFRLPSLEGVQ is encoded by the coding sequence ATGACGTCGCAGCGCGGCTTCAGCCTTGTCGAGGCACTGATTGCGCTACTGGTGCTGTCGCTTGGCCTGGTGGGCGTGGCAGCCATGCAGCTGAAAGCACTGCAAAGCGCCTCGCTTGGCTACCAACGCTCAGTGGCAAGCGTGGCCGCCGCCGATGCACAGGAGCGCCTGTGGGCAACGCTTGAGCCTGGACAAGGCTGCGATGCTATTGACGTTGGGGCGGTTCAAACAGACTGGCGAGATCAATGGTTTGAGGATAGCGACCACACCCCCTTGCGTAATGCCATTGAAAGCGACAGCGGCATCGAGAAAGACAGTGATGAAGGTGCGTGTCGGTTTACCGTCACCCTTGCACTTAGCGAAGACGCTAATGACCAGCTTGACTATACCTTCCGCCTGCCCAGCCTGGAGGGAGTGCAATGA
- a CDS encoding type IV pilin protein: MSYVSHPSSGRISSGGQRGFTLIELMIVLAIIGIVAAIAYPSYTRYAQKSLRTDAHAGLMQAASALERCNTQSYTYDNCDDVPATSPEGHYTIEVSTGSQNGGYTLTAETDRDDGCGEPLILDARGRQSPDGCW; the protein is encoded by the coding sequence GTGTCTTATGTTTCTCATCCTTCCTCCGGCCGCATTTCATCAGGCGGCCAACGCGGCTTTACCCTAATTGAACTGATGATTGTGTTGGCCATCATCGGCATCGTGGCGGCCATTGCCTACCCCAGCTATACCCGCTACGCACAAAAATCGCTGCGAACGGATGCCCATGCGGGGCTCATGCAAGCGGCATCTGCGCTTGAGCGCTGTAACACTCAGTCCTATACCTACGACAATTGCGATGACGTACCGGCCACCTCGCCAGAAGGGCACTACACCATTGAAGTGTCGACCGGCAGTCAGAATGGCGGCTATACGCTAACGGCCGAGACCGACCGAGACGATGGCTGCGGCGAGCCGTTGATCCTGGATGCCAGGGGCAGACAATCACCCGATGGATGCTGGTAG
- a CDS encoding pilus assembly FimT family protein — protein MRQRGFTLIELMLVLVIAALLMLIAVPSFSTFMARQQLAGDVNQLQSVMTFARSEAIKQRQPITVNFSPPDTATSIRRPDECRDEERIDESGDDGPRYVYNAWCYWAESPQNGGEAAVMRVGQTANITKPQGNFSLVFESLGDADISDCDDGEGQCEITLAPADSEDDIDPVTIRVRETGSLRKVTS, from the coding sequence ATGCGTCAACGCGGTTTTACCCTTATTGAATTGATGCTGGTACTGGTTATCGCGGCGTTGTTAATGCTAATCGCCGTGCCCTCCTTTTCTACGTTTATGGCCCGCCAGCAACTGGCCGGTGATGTTAACCAACTTCAATCGGTGATGACCTTTGCGCGCAGCGAAGCCATCAAGCAACGCCAGCCGATCACCGTCAACTTCTCACCGCCTGACACAGCAACCTCGATACGCCGTCCTGATGAATGCCGCGACGAAGAGCGGATTGATGAAAGTGGCGACGATGGTCCCCGGTACGTTTACAACGCTTGGTGTTACTGGGCCGAAAGCCCGCAGAATGGCGGCGAGGCGGCTGTTATGCGAGTAGGGCAAACGGCCAATATTACCAAGCCCCAAGGCAATTTCTCGTTAGTGTTTGAAAGCCTGGGCGACGCGGATATCAGCGATTGTGACGATGGTGAGGGCCAATGCGAGATTACGCTCGCGCCAGCCGACTCGGAAGACGATATTGACCCGGTGACGATCCGTGTTCGTGAAACCGGCAGCCTGCGCAAGGTGACCTCATGA
- the ispH gene encoding 4-hydroxy-3-methylbut-2-enyl diphosphate reductase → MLSKPQSQQQTHPIEIKLANPRGFCAGVDRAIDIVNRALDVFGPPIYVRHEVVHNRFVVETLRERGAVFVEELHEVPDDVIVIFSAHGVSRAVQQEAEQRGLKVFDATCPLVTKVHIEVLRYAKRGQECILIGHQGHPEVEGTMGRYDTSHGGRIYLVEDEHDAANLDVKDPSQLAFVTQTTLSMDDTAKVIDALRDKFPAIQGPRKDDICYATQNRQDAVRELAADSDLLLVVGSPNSSNSNRLRELSERMGTPAYLIDNAEQIVPEWLDGVSCVGVTAGASAPEVLVKGVIERLQSMGATVPQELQGREETITFSMPRELRERVIASG, encoded by the coding sequence ATGTTGTCAAAACCGCAATCACAGCAGCAAACACACCCCATCGAAATCAAGCTGGCCAACCCGCGTGGCTTTTGCGCAGGGGTCGACCGGGCAATCGATATTGTTAACCGGGCGCTGGATGTGTTTGGGCCGCCGATCTATGTCCGTCATGAAGTGGTGCATAATCGCTTCGTGGTTGAAACCCTGCGTGAGCGCGGCGCGGTATTCGTCGAGGAACTGCACGAAGTGCCCGACGATGTGATTGTGATTTTCTCGGCCCATGGGGTTTCCCGTGCAGTCCAGCAAGAAGCCGAGCAGCGCGGCCTGAAAGTGTTTGACGCTACCTGCCCGTTGGTCACCAAGGTGCACATTGAAGTGCTGCGATATGCCAAGCGCGGCCAGGAGTGCATCTTGATCGGCCATCAGGGCCATCCGGAAGTTGAAGGCACCATGGGGCGTTACGATACTTCCCACGGTGGCCGTATTTACTTGGTGGAAGACGAGCACGATGCCGCCAACCTGGACGTCAAGGACCCTTCGCAACTGGCCTTTGTGACGCAAACCACGCTGTCGATGGACGACACCGCCAAGGTGATCGACGCGCTGCGCGATAAATTCCCCGCGATTCAAGGCCCGCGCAAAGACGACATCTGCTACGCCACGCAAAACCGTCAGGATGCAGTGCGTGAACTCGCCGCCGACAGCGATCTGCTGTTGGTGGTGGGTAGTCCTAATAGCTCCAACTCGAATCGTCTACGCGAGCTTTCCGAGCGCATGGGCACGCCCGCTTATCTGATCGATAACGCCGAGCAGATCGTTCCCGAGTGGCTGGACGGCGTCAGCTGCGTAGGCGTTACCGCCGGTGCCAGTGCCCCGGAAGTACTGGTCAAAGGTGTGATCGAGCGCCTTCAATCCATGGGCGCGACCGTGCCACAAGAGCTTCAAGGGCGTGAAGAAACGATTACCTTTTCGATGCCCCGTGAACTGCGTGAACGGGTGATTGCCAGCGGCTAA
- the fkpB gene encoding FKBP-type peptidyl-prolyl cis-trans isomerase, whose amino-acid sequence MSDYLIDDGMEVTLHFTLKLEDGTVVDSTKEKVPATFQYGDGNLPPGFEHPIKGMAAGQEGSFEITPEHAFGQHNPQNIQTLKRDDFGDEVPEIGMVMSFADKAGTELPGVVKTIEGDRIEVDFNHPLAGRTLTFEVEVLDVKPVTTH is encoded by the coding sequence ATGAGCGACTATTTAATTGATGACGGCATGGAAGTGACTCTGCACTTCACGCTCAAGCTGGAAGACGGCACCGTGGTGGACTCGACCAAAGAGAAAGTGCCCGCTACCTTCCAGTATGGAGATGGCAACTTGCCACCCGGTTTTGAGCATCCGATTAAAGGCATGGCGGCGGGTCAAGAGGGCAGCTTCGAGATTACCCCCGAACATGCCTTTGGTCAGCATAATCCGCAGAACATTCAAACGCTGAAGCGTGATGACTTCGGCGATGAAGTGCCGGAGATTGGTATGGTCATGTCATTTGCCGATAAAGCGGGAACGGAATTGCCAGGTGTGGTCAAAACCATTGAAGGTGATCGGATTGAGGTCGACTTTAATCATCCCTTGGCGGGGCGTACCCTTACGTTTGAGGTTGAAGTGCTCGACGTGAAGCCGGTCACGACGCACTGA
- the lspA gene encoding signal peptidase II, with amino-acid sequence MPNDTSPANAHPLQRPPMHRPLRWLWLAAAVIVLDLATKYLATSMLNYAQPVEVLPFFNLTLLHNTGAAFSFLSEHPGWQRWFFAIVAIGASIGLSIWLSRIRADEKLLAVALPLIIGGALGNLYDRLVHGYVVDFLSFHAAGWYYPAFNVADIGITLGAVGLIWESVMGERRRKKAQRTSSTSNSE; translated from the coding sequence ATGCCTAATGATACAAGCCCAGCAAACGCCCACCCCTTACAGCGGCCGCCGATGCACCGGCCGCTGCGCTGGTTGTGGTTGGCGGCGGCGGTGATCGTGCTCGACCTGGCCACCAAGTACCTGGCGACGAGCATGTTGAACTACGCCCAGCCGGTCGAGGTGCTGCCGTTTTTCAATCTCACGCTTTTACACAACACGGGAGCGGCGTTCAGCTTTTTATCAGAGCACCCGGGCTGGCAGCGTTGGTTCTTTGCGATTGTTGCGATTGGGGCGAGTATTGGTCTGAGCATTTGGCTGTCGCGTATCAGGGCCGATGAAAAGCTGCTGGCTGTCGCGCTACCACTGATTATCGGCGGCGCGCTGGGCAATCTTTATGATCGGCTTGTTCACGGCTACGTGGTCGATTTTCTGTCTTTTCATGCGGCGGGCTGGTACTACCCTGCATTTAATGTGGCAGATATAGGCATTACCCTAGGGGCGGTCGGGCTAATTTGGGAATCGGTAATGGGCGAGCGGCGGCGCAAAAAAGCCCAGCGGACTTCGTCTACCTCCAACAGCGAGTAA
- a CDS encoding DUF7305 domain-containing protein, giving the protein MKQQGAALVIVMALLAGAMTLGLSGMQTALVDERLAGNYRASTQAQMTAENTLSALVDPDNTTRRNEYLNDLLANNELVSVGQTKSLRGREVEALLEEGALDDFFKQLLPNNYEELSSEDQAEIHGTLVENFVLEFERLEGDQIAITALDDGLRQSARGQSRLVYALGEGSGNPTPFQSPVVGCEGVSSGGGSIISSYRSSDGGWSGEPGRFASDDLPLLRTTTENANVELGGNEQLHGGIEALGSVTMTGSSQVFGSILANQNVNLNAGGGRVRGNVDSLSNVLFGSSTRVDGEVRAEQDIRFSNYAASVGEAIYAGGDIISSRDPVSDHLDAANRQNFMTNAELSLTPIAEQDCDPIDFNGKSLKDEIVRYQDEIPTIGDVTVGSYPNEQWRFTPTAMSRFDKTWNVNRWVEHAEPTSNTLMEEPTSFYRVNHLRLTSSPSLRVSGGDIAVIVDGDFTMDGGGAGLVIDDDSSLTIFVSGRVDFGSVLNMPEANSLNNQGNPTFSIFSGYSGNQTGVNFSASNRVVANVYAPYTDISVNSGSDFFGSLRGQRVTVSGSGSIVYDELLASAFSESISGSGSGDSTRSGWQLVDWQ; this is encoded by the coding sequence ATGAAACAACAAGGCGCGGCGCTAGTGATCGTTATGGCGCTGCTCGCCGGTGCCATGACGCTGGGCCTTTCGGGCATGCAAACCGCGCTGGTGGATGAGCGCTTGGCGGGTAATTATCGTGCTTCGACTCAGGCGCAGATGACCGCAGAAAATACCTTATCAGCGTTGGTCGACCCAGATAACACAACGCGCCGCAACGAATATCTTAATGATCTATTAGCTAATAACGAATTAGTTTCTGTCGGGCAAACCAAAAGTCTACGCGGGCGAGAGGTGGAAGCATTGCTCGAAGAAGGTGCATTGGATGATTTTTTCAAACAACTGCTGCCCAACAATTATGAGGAGCTAAGCTCAGAAGACCAAGCCGAAATACACGGTACGCTGGTGGAAAATTTTGTATTGGAATTTGAGCGACTAGAGGGCGATCAAATTGCTATTACCGCCTTGGATGATGGGTTACGCCAAAGTGCGCGCGGTCAATCGAGATTAGTTTATGCCCTAGGTGAAGGTTCGGGCAACCCAACGCCTTTTCAATCTCCTGTAGTGGGTTGTGAGGGGGTATCATCAGGAGGTGGCTCCATCATTAGCAGCTATCGTTCTAGCGATGGGGGATGGAGTGGGGAGCCGGGGCGGTTTGCCAGCGATGATTTACCACTACTAAGAACGACCACTGAAAACGCCAATGTTGAACTGGGCGGGAATGAACAACTTCACGGTGGAATAGAGGCCTTGGGCAGCGTGACAATGACTGGTTCGTCCCAGGTGTTTGGTAGCATATTGGCCAACCAAAATGTCAATCTGAACGCTGGGGGTGGGCGCGTCAGAGGGAACGTTGACAGCTTGTCCAATGTATTGTTCGGCAGTAGCACGCGGGTGGATGGGGAAGTTCGCGCTGAACAAGACATTAGGTTTAGCAATTATGCTGCTAGCGTAGGAGAGGCTATTTACGCTGGGGGCGATATTATATCTAGCCGCGACCCCGTTTCGGACCACTTAGATGCCGCCAATCGGCAGAATTTTATGACCAATGCCGAACTTTCTTTAACGCCGATAGCCGAGCAAGACTGCGATCCCATCGATTTTAACGGCAAGAGTCTCAAAGATGAGATCGTTCGCTATCAAGATGAAATACCCACTATTGGTGATGTCACAGTTGGTAGTTATCCCAATGAACAATGGCGCTTCACGCCAACTGCCATGTCACGTTTTGATAAAACATGGAACGTTAATCGCTGGGTTGAGCATGCTGAACCAACTTCAAATACGCTAATGGAAGAACCGACAAGTTTCTATCGAGTTAATCATCTTCGTCTAACGAGCTCACCATCCTTGCGCGTCAGCGGTGGTGATATAGCGGTCATTGTGGATGGTGACTTTACTATGGACGGCGGTGGTGCAGGCTTAGTGATTGATGACGACAGTAGCTTGACTATTTTTGTCTCTGGCCGGGTTGATTTTGGGAGCGTATTAAATATGCCCGAAGCGAACTCGCTGAATAATCAAGGTAACCCAACGTTTTCGATATTTTCAGGCTACTCCGGCAATCAAACTGGAGTGAACTTTAGTGCCAGTAATCGCGTAGTGGCCAATGTATACGCACCCTACACCGATATATCAGTAAACTCGGGATCCGATTTTTTCGGGAGTCTAAGAGGTCAGCGTGTAACGGTGAGCGGTAGTGGTAGCATTGTTTATGATGAATTGTTAGCTAGCGCCTTTTCAGAATCTATATCTGGGTCAGGATCAGGGGACAGTACTCGCTCAGGGTGGCAGCTTGTCGATTGGCAGTAG